The following proteins are co-located in the Candidatus Tiamatella incendiivivens genome:
- a CDS encoding ABC transporter substrate-binding protein — protein MDKKLLIASILLVMLMLPFSYNLVPARAQGGLTGTIQFGALLPLTGDLASYGASSKASVLLAKDDVNKWLKDNGYNFQIDIIIEDTGTQPTQAVAKLNALIGLGVKVVIGPQTSAEVAQVKQIADQNHVLIISQSSTAPSLAIPNDMVYRFCPTDVIQGPVIAKAMNALGIKAVVPIVRNDDWGIGLYTEAIKTFQQIVPDGKVATPVKYDPKAPNFANVVDQANTEVQQLLNSGYKASQIGVLSISFNEWVQIGDIASSYKALGEVKWFGSDGTALLSEITSDPTAAAFAEKTFFLNPIFSAPNNEKQTRVANYIIKTTGNAPDTYALAAYDIVWAATLALIKAGKYDADLIAKYLPQVVSDPNNYKNTGLGATGFIELNQNGDRASADYALWVVKKNGTQYQWEQAGMYLHKEDKIVWKLQPPVETQTTSTTTSTTSTTQTSSSSSTTTNKGTSSALLWTAVIIIIIIIIGAAWWAMKK, from the coding sequence ATGGACAAGAAACTCCTAATCGCAAGCATTCTTCTCGTTATGCTAATGCTACCATTCTCATATAATTTGGTGCCAGCAAGAGCTCAGGGAGGTCTCACTGGGACTATCCAGTTCGGAGCACTACTACCTCTAACAGGAGACCTAGCAAGCTATGGTGCAAGCAGTAAAGCATCCGTACTATTAGCTAAGGATGATGTTAATAAATGGCTTAAGGATAATGGATACAACTTCCAGATAGACATTATAATCGAGGATACTGGTACACAGCCTACTCAAGCAGTAGCAAAGCTAAACGCGTTAATTGGCCTAGGAGTGAAAGTAGTAATAGGACCTCAGACTAGTGCAGAAGTAGCTCAAGTCAAACAGATAGCTGATCAGAACCACGTCCTCATTATAAGCCAGAGCAGCACAGCCCCAAGCCTTGCTATACCTAATGATATGGTTTATAGGTTCTGCCCTACTGACGTTATACAAGGTCCTGTGATTGCCAAAGCAATGAATGCCCTTGGCATAAAGGCAGTTGTTCCCATTGTTAGGAATGATGACTGGGGAATCGGTCTATACACAGAAGCTATTAAGACATTCCAGCAAATAGTTCCAGACGGTAAAGTAGCTACTCCCGTTAAGTATGATCCAAAAGCACCTAACTTCGCGAATGTGGTAGACCAGGCAAACACGGAAGTTCAGCAACTCTTGAACAGCGGTTACAAGGCAAGCCAGATAGGAGTTCTATCAATCAGCTTCAATGAGTGGGTTCAAATAGGAGACATAGCATCAAGCTATAAAGCCCTCGGAGAAGTGAAATGGTTTGGTAGTGATGGAACAGCATTACTATCGGAAATAACAAGCGATCCTACAGCGGCTGCCTTCGCTGAAAAGACGTTCTTCCTGAACCCTATATTCAGTGCTCCAAACAATGAGAAGCAGACGAGAGTGGCTAACTATATCATAAAAACAACAGGAAACGCTCCTGACACATATGCGTTAGCGGCATATGATATTGTTTGGGCTGCTACACTAGCTTTAATTAAAGCAGGCAAATACGATGCCGACCTCATAGCAAAATACTTACCGCAAGTCGTTTCAGATCCAAATAACTATAAGAACACCGGGCTAGGAGCAACAGGATTCATCGAACTAAATCAGAACGGTGACAGGGCATCTGCAGACTATGCTCTATGGGTAGTTAAGAAAAACGGCACACAATACCAATGGGAACAGGCAGGAATGTACCTCCATAAGGAAGATAAGATCGTATGGAAATTACAGCCTCCGGTAGAAACACAAACCACTTCAACGACGACAAGTACGACATCAACAACACAGACTTCATCCTCATCAAGTACGACTACCAATAAGGGGACAAGCTCCGCACTGCTATGGACTGCTGTAATCATAATAATCATAATAATCATAGGAGCTGCTTGGTGGGCTATGAAAAAGTGA
- a CDS encoding MBL fold metallo-hydrolase has product MNDREKPPRNLTRLAGSTYLLRGSPVTIVYKDNDTAYVIDPGHGSRRTKQLRQALNDLKVNRIIALITHYHSDHLGITSKLNPDETVAPEQDALFVKDPELRILVTFGYPIPPGHPSLPFDAPGVNVSTSFTPGAHIGPLETVHLPGHTPGQVGVVTPDNVLYLADAAFGLRVLENYYIPYHLDYPKAVNTLHKIRDEIARDVNIIVFGHGPLVSKSEAVSIIEENIRHHEKVSSKIIESAPTRSVEELVINILRKAGKQPTLQLVLLATGSVKSIIAREYGLDLADDRVIAKDA; this is encoded by the coding sequence ATGAATGATAGAGAGAAACCTCCCCGGAATCTTACTCGTCTAGCAGGGAGTACATACCTGTTAAGAGGAAGTCCTGTGACTATAGTTTACAAAGACAATGATACAGCCTATGTTATAGACCCCGGACACGGCAGTAGGAGAACTAAACAGTTAAGACAAGCACTAAATGACCTAAAAGTCAACAGGATTATCGCATTGATCACTCATTATCATAGTGATCATCTGGGTATAACCAGCAAACTTAATCCCGATGAAACTGTTGCACCAGAACAAGACGCCTTATTCGTGAAGGATCCAGAGCTCAGAATTCTTGTAACATTCGGCTATCCTATACCACCTGGCCATCCATCCTTACCATTTGATGCTCCCGGAGTAAATGTTTCCACATCATTTACACCAGGAGCACATATAGGTCCCTTAGAGACTGTTCATTTACCCGGGCATACACCAGGCCAAGTAGGCGTTGTCACACCTGATAACGTTCTCTACTTAGCTGATGCTGCATTCGGTTTAAGAGTATTAGAAAACTATTACATCCCTTACCACCTAGACTATCCCAAGGCTGTAAATACGCTTCACAAGATAAGAGATGAAATAGCTAGGGATGTGAATATTATAGTTTTTGGGCACGGTCCACTGGTAAGTAAATCTGAAGCTGTGTCAATAATTGAGGAAAATATAAGGCATCACGAAAAGGTCAGTTCTAAAATAATTGAGAGTGCTCCTACCCGCAGTGTAGAAGAGCTTGTTATTAATATACTTAGGAAAGCTGGGAAGCAACCAACTCTTCAACTTGTTTTATTAGCCACGGGGTCTGTTAAGAGTATCATAGCTAGAGAATACGGATTAGACCTTGCTGATGACAGAGTTATTGCGAAGGATGCATAG
- a CDS encoding DUF401 family protein, which produces MHLPLLHGLTAFIVSYALLVAASSRGAKAFYSILTMVVSFIILATTPGIIESSVIAFFSWNDIRAIVILYFSLMTAGILKEVGVLDRLLKGASKGGCRFGGIAVPSLVGLLPMPGGALVSAIIVRDRYLEELKLDKETSVYLNFWFRHIWVPVWPLFQALIISAAVLGVKEGSIIRITWPAGIASLIAGVLVALVLLRSKTCHLNERGSLLDLLYGLWPFILIATLVIFLNINMVISIIITLILVVFYYKPSMEKIMKAVLFASTPTIIGVIVLSLIFKELLVRTSAPTDLLHLAESSGLNPYIVSYLVTFIAGIAAGGEAFFAATAIPLLLPLIEPSKGLISAPTLLAAFTGGYMGVMVSPVHLCLALTVEYFQAKLSKSILLSSIAAFITTIIVMAYIFLL; this is translated from the coding sequence GTGCATTTACCCCTGCTCCATGGATTAACAGCATTTATAGTATCTTACGCCTTACTTGTTGCGGCATCAAGCAGGGGGGCAAAAGCATTTTATAGTATACTAACTATGGTTGTTTCATTTATTATTCTAGCGACAACACCTGGAATAATTGAAAGCTCAGTTATAGCTTTCTTCTCATGGAATGATATTAGAGCCATTGTTATACTCTACTTTTCCCTAATGACTGCCGGGATTTTGAAAGAAGTAGGAGTGTTAGATAGACTATTAAAAGGTGCTAGCAAAGGCGGCTGCCGTTTCGGAGGAATAGCTGTTCCTAGTCTGGTAGGATTGCTTCCTATGCCTGGAGGTGCTTTGGTTTCAGCTATCATTGTAAGAGATAGGTATCTCGAGGAGCTTAAGCTAGATAAAGAAACATCTGTATACCTTAATTTCTGGTTTAGACATATATGGGTTCCAGTATGGCCGCTTTTTCAAGCTCTCATAATATCTGCAGCAGTACTAGGGGTAAAAGAAGGAAGTATAATAAGAATAACTTGGCCTGCGGGGATAGCATCGTTAATAGCAGGAGTATTAGTTGCATTAGTTCTACTTAGAAGCAAAACTTGCCATTTAAATGAAAGAGGATCACTACTAGACTTACTTTACGGGTTATGGCCATTTATTCTTATAGCAACACTTGTAATATTTCTGAACATAAACATGGTAATTAGCATAATAATTACATTAATCCTAGTGGTATTCTACTATAAACCTAGTATGGAGAAAATAATGAAAGCCGTACTATTCGCCTCTACTCCAACAATTATAGGTGTGATAGTACTAAGCCTTATTTTCAAGGAACTACTCGTTAGGACAAGTGCACCTACCGACCTACTACACTTGGCAGAATCATCCGGGCTTAATCCATATATAGTTTCTTATTTAGTCACATTTATAGCAGGTATTGCAGCGGGAGGCGAAGCATTCTTTGCTGCGACAGCAATACCATTGCTTTTACCTTTAATTGAACCAAGTAAAGGACTTATAAGCGCTCCAACTCTTCTAGCAGCATTTACAGGAGGATACATGGGAGTAATGGTTAGCCCAGTACATCTTTGCCTTGCTTTAACTGTCGAATATTTCCAGGCTAAATTAAGTAAGTCTATCCTATTAAGTTCTATTGCAGCCTTTATAACGACGATTATAGTTATGGCTTACATATTTCTCCTATGA
- a CDS encoding NUDIX hydrolase: protein MPRYPDRPHIGVGALVVEKSKVLMVKRKYPPREGYWSIPGGHVELGERLEEAAARELMEETGLEAEPIGVVNLDELIVYDRDGSIEYHYVLVDVLLRRKGGTLRPGSDALDATWMNVQEVVDREDVTMSTRGLIDKIIKGIVRLDKPFKPKLTSYTS, encoded by the coding sequence TTGCCAAGATACCCTGATAGGCCTCACATAGGAGTAGGAGCCTTGGTAGTGGAGAAGAGTAAGGTATTGATGGTTAAGAGGAAGTATCCGCCGAGGGAAGGTTATTGGAGCATTCCAGGCGGACATGTGGAACTTGGTGAAAGACTGGAAGAAGCTGCAGCCAGAGAATTAATGGAAGAAACGGGTTTAGAGGCAGAACCAATAGGTGTAGTGAATCTCGACGAGCTTATAGTTTATGATAGAGATGGGAGCATTGAATACCATTATGTTCTCGTAGACGTTTTGCTTAGGCGGAAAGGAGGAACGCTGAGGCCAGGTAGTGATGCACTTGATGCTACATGGATGAATGTTCAGGAAGTCGTGGATCGAGAGGATGTCACGATGAGTACTAGGGGGCTTATAGACAAGATTATTAAAGGAATAGTGAGACTGGATAAACCCTTCAAGCCAAAGCTTACAAGCTATACTTCTTAG
- the gatB gene encoding Asp-tRNA(Asn)/Glu-tRNA(Gln) amidotransferase subunit GatB, producing MVGKVKIGLEVHVQVTGAKTKLFCNCPVDYRDKAPNTNVCPVCMGFPGALPVVNRKAVELAVTASKSLNCEIPEWLVFTRKHYFYPDLPKNYQITQYKTVAGAPVCLGGRLDYIDPFDWSIHSVGLDRINIEEDPGKAVYERGGIIGSNRVLIDYNRSGVGLLEIVTRPELHDARQARIAVENLLLTLWYLGVTDPRLSGAFRVDANISVEGGDGRVELKNIGSLIEVERGLRYEILRQTKIVEAGGKIARETRHWDAVKGVSKATRSKEEETDYMYFPDPDLPPLRVTRSMMVKAEKALGFTPLKLWSDMNKYGVDNGLAWSIIRELDLAKTFITAVSIYRNPGLIAWMLGNVVKGLREKKGLEYVPLATDLAYLAELLDKNIVHREIVKYLILPRAMETGESVKKIMEIEGGLPRGEVLERAVEEVLIEESKAVNDLLMGKKQAFNYLIGRVMRKLGGKGDPREIAEVLRHKLKGLI from the coding sequence ATGGTTGGGAAAGTGAAGATAGGCTTGGAGGTGCATGTACAGGTAACTGGGGCAAAAACCAAGCTTTTCTGCAACTGCCCAGTAGATTATCGGGATAAGGCCCCGAATACAAATGTATGCCCGGTATGTATGGGGTTCCCAGGAGCTCTGCCTGTGGTTAATAGGAAGGCAGTTGAACTAGCTGTGACAGCTTCTAAATCATTGAATTGTGAGATACCTGAATGGCTGGTGTTTACTAGGAAACACTACTTTTATCCTGATCTCCCGAAGAATTATCAAATAACCCAGTACAAGACTGTAGCAGGTGCCCCAGTATGTCTTGGGGGGAGACTCGATTATATAGACCCCTTTGATTGGAGCATACATAGTGTGGGGTTGGATAGGATCAACATAGAGGAGGATCCTGGTAAAGCTGTTTACGAGAGAGGGGGAATAATTGGGAGCAACCGGGTTCTAATCGACTATAATAGGAGTGGTGTAGGATTACTTGAGATAGTTACAAGGCCGGAGTTACATGATGCTAGGCAGGCTAGGATAGCTGTAGAAAACCTACTTCTTACACTCTGGTATCTAGGGGTAACTGATCCAAGGCTTTCAGGGGCATTTAGAGTCGATGCCAATATCAGTGTTGAAGGCGGCGATGGAAGAGTTGAATTGAAGAATATCGGTAGCCTTATCGAGGTTGAAAGAGGATTAAGATACGAGATTTTAAGGCAGACTAAGATAGTGGAGGCTGGGGGGAAGATAGCTAGAGAGACGAGGCATTGGGATGCTGTTAAAGGAGTCAGTAAAGCTACTAGAAGCAAGGAAGAGGAAACTGACTACATGTATTTTCCTGACCCTGATCTTCCACCGCTGAGAGTTACCCGGTCAATGATGGTTAAGGCTGAGAAGGCATTAGGATTCACTCCACTAAAGCTTTGGAGCGACATGAATAAATATGGCGTTGATAATGGACTTGCATGGAGTATCATAAGGGAACTCGATCTAGCTAAGACGTTCATTACAGCTGTATCTATATATAGGAACCCTGGTTTAATTGCATGGATGCTAGGCAATGTTGTTAAGGGACTTAGGGAAAAGAAAGGACTAGAGTATGTTCCTCTTGCAACAGATCTAGCTTATCTTGCAGAATTACTTGACAAAAATATTGTTCATCGTGAGATTGTGAAATACTTGATTTTGCCTAGGGCGATGGAGACTGGTGAGAGTGTAAAGAAGATAATGGAAATAGAGGGAGGTTTACCGCGTGGCGAGGTTTTGGAGAGAGCTGTTGAAGAAGTTCTAATTGAGGAGTCTAAGGCTGTCAATGACTTATTAATGGGGAAGAAGCAAGCTTTCAACTATTTGATAGGTAGAGTTATGAGGAAATTAGGTGGGAAAGGCGATCCTAGAGAGATTGCTGAAGTATTGAGACATAAACTCAAAGGTTTGATCTAA
- the gatA gene encoding Asp-tRNA(Asn)/Glu-tRNA(Gln) amidotransferase subunit GatA codes for MKTATAIARGIQNGQINPYDHLEEILDRIERWESKVNAYIHIDEKEKLEESLDRQVKLKGRLTGVIIAVKDNISTNWMPTTAASRILEKYIPPYNATVIEKLIREGAVIIGKTNMDEFAMGSTSENTLYGPVHNPWCLDCTAGGSSGGSGAVLAYGGADLALGSDTGGSVRLPAAYTGTVALKPTYGTVSRYGLIPYANSLEQISPMARTVKDLALLYNVIKGDDSKDSTTIGVDQEYSVASVEAEKTRIAIIKELVEEADEEILKIFWNTVSFLESKGFTVDMVSIETLKHSLPAYYVIAMAEASSNLARYDGVIHGNRVKKCRGYWDCAAKARGEFFGIEVKMRILMGAYMLMEGYSREYYVKATKLRRVIRDSMIKLFRDYQAVLSPVSPILPPKLGDKLEDPVKMYSMDVMTVTANLAGIPALVQPAGIIKGFPVGIQWMGPIFSESRLFGLASIVEDEVGFMTPIS; via the coding sequence ATGAAGACGGCTACAGCGATAGCTAGGGGGATACAGAACGGTCAAATAAACCCTTACGATCACTTAGAAGAGATCCTAGATAGAATTGAGAGATGGGAATCTAAGGTAAATGCATACATTCACATAGATGAAAAGGAGAAACTAGAAGAATCTCTGGATAGGCAAGTAAAGTTGAAGGGGAGACTCACAGGAGTAATTATCGCAGTAAAAGATAACATATCTACAAACTGGATGCCGACAACTGCCGCCTCCCGAATACTCGAGAAGTATATCCCACCTTACAATGCTACGGTAATAGAGAAACTAATACGGGAGGGAGCCGTAATTATAGGTAAGACGAATATGGACGAGTTCGCGATGGGATCCACAAGTGAAAATACACTTTACGGGCCAGTGCATAATCCATGGTGCTTAGACTGCACGGCTGGAGGCAGTAGTGGTGGAAGCGGTGCAGTCTTAGCATATGGAGGAGCTGACTTGGCATTAGGAAGCGATACCGGTGGAAGCGTTAGGCTACCCGCGGCTTATACGGGTACTGTAGCTCTTAAACCTACATATGGCACAGTGAGCAGGTACGGTTTGATCCCTTACGCTAATAGCTTGGAGCAAATATCTCCGATGGCCAGAACGGTAAAGGATCTGGCGCTTCTATACAACGTTATCAAAGGAGACGACTCCAAAGACTCTACTACAATAGGTGTGGATCAAGAGTATTCCGTGGCGAGCGTGGAGGCGGAGAAAACACGAATAGCAATAATCAAGGAACTCGTTGAAGAAGCAGATGAAGAGATACTTAAAATATTCTGGAATACTGTAAGCTTCCTAGAATCAAAGGGTTTCACCGTCGACATGGTCAGTATTGAAACCCTGAAGCACTCACTACCGGCATACTATGTTATAGCGATGGCTGAAGCATCAAGTAACTTAGCAAGATATGATGGCGTTATCCATGGCAATAGGGTAAAGAAGTGTCGTGGCTACTGGGATTGTGCTGCGAAGGCTCGAGGCGAGTTCTTTGGTATTGAGGTTAAAATGAGGATCCTTATGGGTGCATACATGCTTATGGAGGGGTATAGTAGGGAGTACTATGTTAAGGCGACGAAGCTTAGGAGAGTGATCAGAGACTCAATGATTAAATTGTTCAGAGATTATCAAGCGGTGCTAAGTCCGGTTAGCCCCATTCTTCCTCCGAAGCTTGGTGATAAATTAGAGGATCCTGTAAAAATGTATAGTATGGATGTCATGACTGTGACAGCCAACTTAGCGGGTATTCCTGCTCTTGTTCAGCCTGCAGGTATCATCAAGGGATTCCCTGTTGGAATACAATGGATGGGCCCTATCTTCTCAGAGTCAAGGCTTTTCGGACTTGCTAGTATAGTAGAGGATGAGGTTGGGTTTATGACTCCTATATCTTGA
- the gatC gene encoding Asp-tRNA(Asn)/Glu-tRNA(Gln) amidotransferase subunit GatC has translation MCVLTENECIILNKLAERTRLHLSLNEEKEMCRRLTSVREFFSQLDSVNVEEIRPLYHVLEVSGKTREDEPEPYGSEEIRKSLRMRLKDGYILAPWKGGYE, from the coding sequence GTGTGCGTTTTAACTGAAAATGAATGCATCATCCTAAATAAACTAGCTGAAAGAACAAGGCTTCATTTATCTCTGAACGAAGAAAAGGAAATGTGCAGAAGGTTAACAAGTGTAAGAGAATTTTTCTCGCAGCTTGACTCAGTTAATGTTGAAGAGATAAGGCCGCTGTATCACGTGCTCGAGGTATCTGGTAAAACAAGAGAAGACGAGCCTGAACCTTATGGTAGCGAAGAAATTAGGAAAAGCCTTAGGATGAGGCTTAAGGACGGCTATATTCTTGCCCCATGGAAAGGTGGTTATGAATGA
- a CDS encoding secondary thiamine-phosphate synthase enzyme YjbQ: MTGFKIHRKEITYRTSKLIEFVDMTRDIERIVEESRIKDGLAHVFVPHATAAIIANEYEQGLLGDYVRLIRELFRPGGDWMHNRIDNNAHAHLAAGIIGADRSFPVENGKLVRGTWQNIFLVELDGPRSMRRVIVTVAGEAF, from the coding sequence ATGACTGGATTCAAGATTCACAGGAAAGAGATAACCTATAGAACAAGCAAGCTAATTGAATTCGTTGATATGACAAGGGATATAGAGAGAATAGTTGAAGAGAGCAGGATCAAGGATGGGTTAGCCCATGTCTTCGTCCCCCATGCAACGGCAGCCATTATAGCTAATGAATACGAACAGGGTCTACTCGGCGATTACGTTAGGCTGATAAGGGAATTGTTCAGGCCCGGGGGTGACTGGATGCATAATAGAATTGATAATAATGCACATGCCCATTTAGCTGCTGGTATTATAGGTGCCGACAGAAGTTTCCCCGTCGAGAACGGGAAGTTAGTTAGAGGTACATGGCAAAACATATTCCTAGTTGAGCTAGACGGGCCCCGGTCTATGAGGCGTGTCATCGTCACAGTCGCTGGAGAAGCATTTTAG
- a CDS encoding 50S ribosomal protein L11 methyltransferase, producing the protein MKDRIVPYIPSTKKVAQTALNEALAHRAKILVDLGSGDGRVLVMAAKYFGLKAIGYEIDEDLCVLAEVNARENGVDDLVEVRCESFYKADLGEADIIYAYLYSSILDTLKPLFKSAPYFSRIVVVDLFIPKWYPIRIKRLLDEAGVVRSIGVYFRGISDDLIKRSSSHIQPS; encoded by the coding sequence TTGAAAGATAGGATTGTACCTTACATACCGTCGACTAAGAAGGTAGCACAAACTGCTTTGAATGAGGCTTTAGCTCATCGAGCCAAGATTCTGGTTGACCTTGGCTCTGGCGATGGACGCGTACTTGTTATGGCTGCAAAGTACTTCGGATTAAAGGCTATCGGATATGAGATCGATGAGGATTTATGTGTATTAGCTGAGGTTAACGCGAGGGAGAATGGTGTCGATGATCTAGTCGAGGTTAGATGTGAGAGTTTTTACAAGGCTGATTTAGGTGAGGCTGACATAATTTATGCTTACCTTTATTCAAGCATACTAGATACACTTAAACCCCTCTTCAAATCAGCCCCCTACTTCTCTAGAATAGTTGTTGTAGATCTCTTTATTCCTAAGTGGTATCCTATTAGGATTAAAAGATTGTTAGATGAGGCTGGTGTTGTAAGGAGTATAGGTGTATACTTTCGAGGAATTAGTGATGATCTCATTAAACGGTCTTCGTCCCACATTCAGCCTTCTTAG
- a CDS encoding ArsA family ATPase: MSEPLLTQPLIREKGEKNKLTIVIGKGGVGKTTLSILFAHELSMNHKVLLVSLDQAMHLLEYLNLEKPMKTYSIKENLDVMQVDVRELIKKESKDYVSLIRSVMPGLSIVSADNVVESLKHNPGFEEEVYLRFISGLFNKNEYDYIVIDTPPTGVTYRILRLPRLYLFWFDELIKLRKRIINLRYTIARTMGREIEPSDPVLRRLYKLKGEYSTLLENLIKPNRTAYVSVLTPEPLPLFETGNTIKFLEEMKARVDLIIVNRLLSRESAENIGIYETQENVLRELKQTACKKNIPIIAIKHHKIPPRKLGEALKLLDLIEKITCTS, from the coding sequence TTGAGTGAGCCTCTACTTACTCAGCCTCTTATAAGAGAAAAAGGTGAGAAGAATAAGCTCACAATTGTAATCGGTAAAGGAGGTGTAGGTAAAACTACTCTTTCCATATTGTTCGCTCATGAATTATCAATGAATCATAAAGTTTTACTCGTTAGCCTAGATCAAGCTATGCATTTACTCGAATATTTGAACCTTGAAAAACCTATGAAAACATATTCTATCAAGGAGAACTTGGATGTCATGCAAGTGGATGTTAGGGAGCTTATAAAGAAGGAAAGCAAAGATTATGTTAGCCTTATAAGGAGTGTTATGCCCGGATTATCTATAGTTAGTGCTGATAATGTTGTTGAAAGTTTAAAGCATAATCCGGGTTTTGAGGAGGAGGTGTACTTACGATTTATATCCGGTCTATTCAACAAAAACGAATATGATTATATAGTTATTGACACTCCTCCAACTGGAGTTACCTATAGGATTCTTAGGCTTCCAAGGTTATATTTATTTTGGTTTGACGAGCTTATCAAGCTTAGAAAGAGAATAATTAACCTTCGATACACTATCGCTAGAACTATGGGTAGAGAGATAGAGCCTAGTGACCCTGTTCTTAGAAGGCTTTATAAGCTAAAAGGCGAATATTCAACTCTTCTGGAGAACCTTATAAAGCCTAATAGGACAGCCTATGTGAGTGTTCTAACACCAGAGCCTCTGCCGTTATTTGAGACGGGGAATACTATTAAATTCCTTGAAGAGATGAAAGCTAGAGTTGACTTGATAATTGTTAACAGGCTCTTATCTAGAGAGTCAGCGGAAAACATAGGTATATATGAGACTCAAGAGAATGTCCTAAGAGAACTCAAGCAAACTGCCTGCAAGAAAAATATTCCAATAATTGCAATTAAACATCACAAGATTCCACCGCGAAAACTCGGCGAAGCCTTGAAGTTACTGGATTTGATAGAAAAAATCACTTGTACTTCCTAA